A genomic window from Sphingobacterium spiritivorum includes:
- a CDS encoding alpha-L-fucosidase — protein MKKLFLILSILMSLSFNSFAQLSPEKRTEWFKHDRFGMFIHWGLYSAAEGLWKGEKLRYVNNYAEWIRYRNRISKEEYGTLATRFDWDKINPEQWVLLAKEAGMKYIIITTKHHDGVAIWDTKIGDYSLPKLSGSHRDVIKELADACRKHGMKLGFYYSHWIDWEHPYAWNHMQELTGRVTDAQFNQYWQEKALPQLRELLTNYGDIAIMWFDMWIPYQKTIFKKEQLDQAIALIRELQPNCLINSRLGLPASDPNIDFETLGDNQFGTAYTTHPWETPGTIAHSWGYNAQENEWKSTTQLFSSLIGNVSINGDFTLNIGPRADGTVPYESISRLRDLGNWLTKNGEALYGNTGLGLRTDQHDWGKLTTKMVNGKQMVYAHVFNWPLDHILRVSGISSTPSGVELWKEDGSKEKLTFDQTGPLIHVKLPSSQSNPFVSVVAFEFPQAVTLEKNIAGESTFGGFSLNSTNTINKDFKIVRYDGLKPTHLIIDQPKEIRWKVYIPKAGTYTVAVSSHNPNKENVEIKVAEGSHQLEGKITPTGKMVAEPNENNYVDEFVDNTTGTLQFPKAGAYEISFQIKGIKPLWLNRIWLEEK, from the coding sequence ATGAAAAAACTATTTCTTATCCTTTCCATACTTATGAGCTTATCGTTTAACTCCTTTGCCCAGCTCAGTCCGGAAAAGCGGACCGAATGGTTCAAACATGATCGGTTTGGAATGTTTATTCATTGGGGACTTTACAGTGCTGCAGAAGGTTTATGGAAGGGCGAAAAACTCCGTTATGTAAATAACTATGCGGAATGGATCAGGTACCGCAACCGTATCTCTAAGGAGGAGTACGGCACACTTGCAACCCGGTTTGACTGGGATAAGATCAACCCCGAACAATGGGTATTACTGGCAAAAGAAGCCGGAATGAAGTACATTATTATAACGACCAAACACCATGACGGAGTAGCCATATGGGATACCAAAATAGGTGATTACAGCCTGCCTAAACTTAGCGGAAGTCATCGGGATGTGATCAAGGAACTGGCAGATGCCTGCCGTAAACATGGCATGAAACTGGGATTTTATTATTCACACTGGATCGACTGGGAACACCCTTATGCCTGGAATCATATGCAGGAATTGACCGGACGTGTCACCGATGCGCAATTCAATCAGTACTGGCAGGAAAAAGCTTTACCTCAGTTAAGAGAACTACTTACCAATTACGGAGATATCGCGATTATGTGGTTTGATATGTGGATACCGTATCAAAAAACCATTTTCAAAAAAGAACAACTGGATCAGGCTATTGCTTTAATACGTGAGCTTCAGCCCAATTGTCTGATTAATTCCCGACTGGGACTACCGGCTTCAGATCCGAATATTGATTTTGAGACATTGGGAGATAATCAGTTCGGAACAGCCTATACTACTCATCCATGGGAAACTCCGGGTACCATAGCGCACTCCTGGGGATATAATGCACAGGAAAATGAATGGAAATCTACCACACAGTTGTTCAGTTCACTAATCGGTAATGTCAGTATCAACGGAGATTTCACTCTTAACATCGGTCCCCGTGCTGATGGAACAGTTCCTTATGAAAGCATAAGCCGGCTCCGTGATTTAGGGAACTGGCTGACAAAAAACGGAGAAGCATTATATGGCAATACAGGACTCGGGCTTCGCACAGATCAGCATGACTGGGGCAAACTGACAACAAAAATGGTTAACGGCAAACAAATGGTCTATGCTCATGTCTTTAACTGGCCTTTGGATCACATTCTCCGTGTCAGCGGCATCAGTTCCACTCCTTCAGGCGTAGAATTGTGGAAAGAAGATGGCAGCAAAGAAAAGTTAACATTCGATCAGACAGGACCTTTGATCCATGTGAAACTTCCTTCTTCTCAAAGCAATCCTTTTGTTTCTGTTGTCGCTTTTGAATTTCCGCAGGCTGTTACATTAGAAAAGAATATTGCAGGTGAATCGACATTTGGAGGATTTTCATTAAACAGCACCAATACGATCAATAAGGACTTTAAAATAGTCAGATATGATGGTCTCAAACCTACTCATCTGATCATAGATCAACCGAAAGAAATCCGTTGGAAAGTATATATTCCGAAAGCAGGAACTTATACTGTAGCCGTCTCCTCCCACAACCCGAATAAAGAAAACGTAGAAATTAAAGTAGCTGAAGGAAGCCATCAATTGGAAGGAAAAATTACGCCAACCGGCAAAATGGTAGCCGAACCAAATGAAAATAACTATGTTGATGAATTTGTAGACAATACTACCGGAACACTGCAATTTCCAAAAGCCGGAGCCTATGAAATCAGCTTTCAGATAAAAGGAATCAAACCACTTTGGTTAAACAGAATCTGGCTGGAAGAGAAGTAA
- a CDS encoding SusC/RagA family TonB-linked outer membrane protein, with product MKQFYTSCCMIVMVSVFSISSLFAQQSVTGKVTSTTGNVGGVTVAVKGTSRATQTKEDGSYTIQAQKGETIRFSIVGYMAQEIQVANSNTINVTLTPEEGALDEVVVTGFAERKRSQIGSAVTTVSGEDIRRTGAINPITALQGLVPGLQVQPGVGGPQSTPIFRIRGSASLDPYNNQPLIVIDNIIMDQDMVLPNRGGSQDFGNILKDLNPDDIENITVLRGGAVTALYGSRAQSGVILITTKTGFSQRGLGVTITQNTQWDQAYKTLDFQNEFGPGTTGGDRDFVKTPSGQLQVPATAFNFGPRFNGQTLLDYDGREIVFSAKPNNMLDAYRTAISNNTTVGISGGNAQGSFRLSYSRNGSQGITPNNDFTRNSVNFRGTQRLLGKVIVDANVSYVKSEARNAADVGAGNAMLSGNTSAGSVLVNFVSGMPRYYDTKYWMDNYKAATGGWNRADETGFSSVLYNLYENNRVTNDDNVRGSIDVQVPFTDYLKFQGFVNINYLGSNYENRTRGRDSAYANPEYSTSMSSRFTSQFRGALHYTKKINDFNMMLLGGGEYYSFSSKGQNARIDGAIYPDIYRLSNSRNRVIAGEEKPNARHLGSLFYQASFDYRDDVTLNIYGRNDWNSSLVYNDGHGTYSYFYPGADVIWKFNETFKDKLPIFNYGALRLSYVQTGNGTGAYTTNTGAYSTGGAYNDYLGRSVLNYGYQSNTLPNQNLRPERTTKYEAGLEVRMLNNRVGTNISYYSQDSKDQIISFVTESTSGVTAALLNGGKVRNKGIELVLFGIPVKTDNFSWDTRFNYTRNRNTILSLPFGLEYIGVGGGDGYQAVAKVGGDYGTVIAPYAYAKYQAVDGSKNPIESPLNGKRVLSSPNGTSTIYERAANYTEGIDKAPVLGSILPKFLGNWRNTFNYKTFQLVVAVDAKYGGMVYSSTKDFGSWLGTLKSTLPGRSEEFGGVAFTTAAGVARNDGVILDGIYKQGTTVNFGGKVVDISGMSHQEAVDAGYMRPASAAAYYSNSHSWFSGIRERSMYESSWVSVQQVSLNYDLPSTFAKKLKMNGLRVGVYGNDLFFIYNSAPDNFNPYSINDSGSGAMNEGSAMPYVRRFGFSINGSF from the coding sequence ATGAAGCAATTCTACACATCATGCTGTATGATAGTCATGGTATCTGTCTTTTCGATATCCAGTCTATTTGCACAACAATCCGTCACAGGGAAAGTGACGAGTACGACCGGGAATGTAGGCGGAGTAACGGTAGCTGTTAAAGGCACCTCCCGCGCAACCCAAACAAAAGAGGATGGCAGCTATACCATTCAAGCCCAGAAGGGAGAAACCATACGATTTTCTATTGTAGGTTACATGGCCCAGGAAATCCAAGTGGCCAACAGCAACACAATCAACGTGACTCTGACTCCTGAAGAAGGAGCTTTGGATGAAGTTGTAGTAACAGGTTTTGCTGAACGCAAAAGAAGCCAGATCGGTTCAGCTGTTACAACAGTGTCAGGAGAAGACATTCGCAGAACAGGAGCAATTAATCCTATCACAGCATTACAAGGTTTGGTACCGGGATTACAGGTTCAGCCGGGAGTTGGCGGACCACAATCTACACCTATCTTTCGTATTCGGGGTAGTGCGTCTTTGGATCCTTACAACAACCAACCTTTGATCGTTATTGATAATATTATCATGGATCAGGATATGGTGTTACCAAATCGAGGAGGAAGTCAGGATTTTGGAAATATCTTAAAAGATCTTAACCCAGATGATATTGAGAATATTACTGTATTAAGAGGTGGTGCAGTTACGGCATTATACGGTAGCCGGGCTCAAAGTGGTGTTATCTTAATAACAACTAAAACCGGATTTTCACAAAGAGGACTGGGTGTAACAATCACTCAAAATACGCAATGGGACCAAGCGTATAAAACGTTGGATTTTCAAAATGAATTTGGCCCGGGTACAACAGGTGGAGACAGAGACTTTGTCAAAACACCAAGTGGTCAACTTCAGGTACCAGCTACAGCATTCAATTTCGGTCCAAGATTTAATGGACAGACATTATTAGATTATGATGGTCGTGAAATTGTTTTTTCTGCTAAACCTAATAATATGTTAGATGCCTACAGGACAGCTATAAGTAACAATACTACAGTAGGTATTTCCGGTGGTAATGCTCAGGGATCTTTCCGTCTTTCTTATTCAAGAAACGGTTCTCAAGGTATTACACCAAACAATGATTTCACTAGAAATAGTGTTAATTTCCGTGGAACTCAGCGTCTGTTAGGAAAAGTAATTGTTGATGCAAACGTTTCTTATGTGAAAAGTGAAGCTCGTAATGCAGCAGACGTTGGAGCGGGGAATGCAATGTTGTCAGGTAATACGTCTGCAGGAAGTGTATTAGTCAATTTTGTATCAGGAATGCCACGCTATTACGACACGAAATACTGGATGGATAACTATAAAGCTGCGACAGGAGGCTGGAACAGAGCAGATGAAACTGGTTTTTCAAGCGTATTATACAATTTGTATGAGAATAATCGTGTTACTAATGATGATAACGTACGTGGTTCCATTGATGTACAGGTTCCTTTTACAGATTATTTGAAATTTCAAGGTTTTGTAAATATAAATTACCTTGGAAGCAATTATGAAAACAGAACCAGAGGTCGTGACTCTGCATATGCAAATCCGGAATATTCAACCAGCATGAGCAGTAGATTTACTTCACAATTTCGGGGAGCTTTACACTACACCAAGAAAATAAATGATTTCAACATGATGTTGTTAGGAGGTGGAGAATATTATAGCTTCAGTTCGAAAGGACAAAACGCACGTATTGACGGTGCAATCTATCCTGACATATACCGCTTGAGTAACTCGCGAAACCGAGTAATTGCTGGTGAAGAAAAACCAAATGCAAGACATTTAGGTTCTCTCTTTTATCAGGCTTCTTTTGATTACCGTGATGATGTAACTTTAAATATTTATGGCCGTAATGACTGGAATTCTTCTTTAGTCTACAATGACGGACACGGAACCTATTCTTATTTCTATCCAGGAGCTGATGTTATCTGGAAGTTTAATGAAACGTTTAAGGACAAGTTACCTATATTCAACTATGGTGCACTTAGACTATCGTATGTACAGACTGGTAATGGAACAGGGGCATATACCACAAATACAGGAGCATATTCAACAGGAGGAGCTTACAACGACTACTTAGGCAGATCTGTTCTTAACTATGGCTACCAAAGTAATACATTACCGAATCAGAACTTACGCCCGGAACGCACAACCAAATACGAAGCTGGTCTTGAAGTCAGAATGCTGAACAACAGAGTAGGAACTAACATTTCATACTATTCTCAAGATTCAAAAGATCAGATTATCAGTTTCGTTACAGAAAGCACATCAGGAGTAACTGCTGCTCTATTAAATGGTGGTAAGGTTCGCAATAAAGGAATTGAGCTGGTTTTATTTGGTATACCAGTTAAAACAGATAATTTCTCTTGGGATACTCGTTTCAATTATACTCGTAACCGCAATACTATTTTATCTCTTCCTTTCGGATTGGAATACATCGGAGTTGGCGGAGGAGATGGTTATCAGGCTGTTGCTAAAGTAGGAGGAGATTACGGAACAGTTATAGCTCCCTATGCCTATGCTAAGTATCAGGCTGTAGATGGATCTAAAAATCCAATAGAAAGTCCTCTTAACGGTAAGCGGGTACTTTCATCTCCTAACGGAACTTCCACAATATATGAACGCGCAGCGAATTACACAGAAGGAATTGATAAAGCTCCGGTTTTAGGCTCTATACTACCTAAATTCTTAGGTAACTGGAGAAATACATTCAACTACAAAACATTCCAATTGGTAGTCGCAGTAGATGCTAAATATGGCGGAATGGTGTATTCTTCAACAAAAGACTTTGGTTCATGGTTGGGTACTTTGAAAAGTACATTACCTGGTCGTTCAGAAGAATTTGGAGGTGTAGCATTTACAACCGCTGCAGGAGTTGCCAGAAACGACGGGGTTATTCTTGATGGTATTTATAAACAAGGAACTACAGTAAATTTCGGTGGTAAAGTCGTAGACATCTCAGGTATGTCACATCAAGAAGCGGTAGATGCTGGTTATATGCGTCCGGCCAGTGCAGCAGCGTATTACAGTAATTCACACTCCTGGTTCAGTGGTATCCGAGAACGTTCTATGTATGAGTCTTCTTGGGTTTCAGTACAACAAGTTAGCTTAAACTATGATCTTCCGTCAACATTTGCTAAAAAATTAAAAATGAACGGATTACGAGTTGGAGTATATGGTAATGATTTATTCTTTATATACAACAGTGCCCCTGATAATTTTAATCCGTATAGTATTAATGACAGTGGTTCAGGTGCTATGAATGAAGGATCGGCAATGCCTTATGTTCGTCGGTTTGGTTTTAGTATCAATGGTAGTTTCTAG
- a CDS encoding SusD/RagB family nutrient-binding outer membrane lipoprotein, which yields MKNTIKILTLFFVIAIAASCGRDKFSELNTDPDAVLNIPPEYELPTGLLSIHNNGRERYYDLYLGIYYWSQTFSIGAGNTEGSYQASGNIGVRWNMFYNGVGNRLFDIKEVIKKLPADKQASYTHLNAIVDIPLAYFAWYTSDVYGSIAYSEAFRARYTTPPLLTPKYDTQEQLYDMLDAQLKAAVEKLKAPTSAPQVNLAGYDIYYDGNAAKWIKAANSLRLKIAMRLMKRNPEKLRAIAAEVLADPAGVISNDSESWKFIARSGFTGAEDNPTNQRTVSGSKNMVDFMWKTSDPRIRIYYEPSHFTKERFEAAQAQGKIPASFVWDGQLYRGQYISPDASLDPTKATYFTAITYKFNNQDVTGARLPSSIRSSYFNSTPNNGNMTFPIINYSDVLFMRAELAQRSIYGTPADVQNLYYQGIDAALAEHDKAASTAKITGYQALTPAEVTTYKASAGVVFNQANALEQICIQQYINYFKNNNEAWALVKRTGYPSVNGNLFKAEVFTSSGSVLEMPRRFSIARPFPTNMNAENINKAIDDMINIPGFGTPNDIRGRVWWDVQ from the coding sequence ATGAAAAATACAATCAAAATATTAACCCTCTTTTTTGTGATAGCAATCGCAGCCTCATGTGGAAGAGATAAATTTTCGGAATTGAATACAGATCCGGATGCTGTACTGAATATTCCACCAGAATATGAACTTCCCACTGGATTATTATCCATTCATAACAATGGAAGGGAACGTTATTATGATCTTTACCTAGGTATTTACTATTGGTCACAAACATTTTCTATTGGAGCAGGTAATACCGAAGGCTCTTATCAGGCCTCTGGCAATATTGGTGTCCGCTGGAATATGTTTTACAATGGTGTAGGTAACAGATTGTTCGATATCAAAGAAGTTATTAAAAAACTTCCGGCAGATAAGCAAGCCTCTTATACACATCTTAATGCTATTGTAGATATTCCTCTCGCTTACTTCGCATGGTATACATCAGATGTATATGGGAGCATAGCATATTCTGAGGCATTCAGGGCTCGTTATACAACACCTCCTCTGTTAACACCTAAGTATGATACACAGGAGCAACTATATGATATGCTGGACGCACAATTAAAAGCTGCCGTAGAAAAGCTGAAGGCTCCTACCTCTGCTCCACAAGTAAATTTGGCTGGCTATGACATCTATTATGATGGAAATGCGGCAAAATGGATTAAAGCGGCAAACAGTCTCCGTTTAAAAATAGCTATGCGCTTGATGAAGCGTAATCCTGAAAAGCTTCGTGCAATCGCTGCAGAAGTGTTGGCCGACCCTGCCGGAGTTATCAGCAATGACAGTGAATCCTGGAAATTTATTGCCAGAAGCGGATTCACAGGAGCTGAAGATAATCCGACTAACCAACGAACAGTTTCAGGTTCGAAAAACATGGTAGATTTTATGTGGAAAACAAGTGATCCGCGTATCCGTATTTACTACGAACCATCACACTTTACAAAAGAACGTTTTGAAGCTGCTCAGGCACAAGGTAAAATCCCGGCTAGTTTTGTTTGGGATGGACAATTATATCGCGGACAGTATATCAGCCCTGATGCATCATTAGATCCGACAAAGGCAACATACTTTACGGCTATAACATACAAATTCAATAATCAAGATGTAACCGGAGCAAGATTGCCGTCATCTATCCGTTCAAGCTATTTCAATAGTACGCCGAATAATGGAAACATGACATTCCCGATAATAAATTATTCTGATGTATTGTTTATGAGAGCTGAGCTTGCTCAACGCAGTATTTACGGAACTCCTGCAGATGTCCAAAACTTGTATTATCAAGGTATAGACGCTGCATTGGCTGAACATGATAAAGCTGCATCAACAGCAAAAATAACAGGTTATCAGGCATTGACTCCTGCAGAAGTAACAACGTACAAAGCAAGTGCAGGTGTTGTATTTAATCAGGCAAATGCTCTTGAACAAATATGTATTCAGCAATATATCAATTACTTCAAAAATAATAATGAAGCCTGGGCATTAGTAAAGCGCACTGGCTACCCTTCTGTCAATGGAAATCTTTTCAAAGCAGAAGTCTTCACCAGTTCTGGTTCTGTGTTGGAAATGCCAAGAAGATTCTCTATTGCTCGACCATTCCCTACAAATATGAATGCTGAAAACATCAATAAGGCTATTGATGATATGATTAATATTCCGGGATTTGGTACACCAAACGATATTAGAGGCCGTGTCTGGTGGGATGTTCAATAG
- a CDS encoding redoxin domain-containing protein: MKTLQNKDYDFLNLNNKPHVFIFYSSDCPLSQKYTLTISNLYNKYTDKINFVGVFPGKEHGPEEYKNFKDKYNINYMLIKDEKFNLTSHLKATVTPEVFLLDKSGKIMYHGAIDDWAVKLGKTKQQPTINYLENAIESLLNNKNIQSDYIKPIGCYIEQ, encoded by the coding sequence GTGAAGACATTACAAAATAAAGATTATGACTTTCTGAATCTCAATAATAAACCACATGTCTTTATATTCTATTCAAGCGATTGCCCTCTAAGCCAAAAATATACATTAACAATATCCAATCTTTATAACAAATACACCGACAAAATTAATTTTGTCGGTGTATTTCCTGGAAAAGAACACGGTCCTGAAGAATACAAAAACTTTAAGGACAAATACAATATCAACTACATGTTGATTAAAGATGAAAAGTTCAACCTCACTTCACACCTAAAGGCAACAGTTACTCCGGAGGTCTTTCTCCTTGACAAATCAGGAAAAATCATGTACCACGGGGCTATAGATGATTGGGCAGTCAAACTTGGAAAAACTAAACAACAGCCTACTATCAACTATCTTGAAAATGCTATAGAAAGCTTATTGAACAATAAAAATATTCAATCTGACTATATAAAACCTATTGGATGCTATATCGAACAATGA
- a CDS encoding protein-disulfide reductase DsbD family protein — protein MKNIFKWTIWIMLLIPVVSLAQELDSVSLEGLEFVEMEPTSDSSSVTGSDTTKHEDALPVSQVPKAADSLWSIFIAGLIGGFTAFLMPCIFPMVPLTVSFFTKKAGSRAKAIGQALLYGLFIIIIYVALGMIVSIVFGSDALNALSTNGIFNFFFFLLLVVFSASFLGAFEITLPSSFVNKIDAKSDKGGLVGLFFMAFSLAVVSFSCTGPIIGTLLVDAASKGDRVGPAIGMLGFSVALAIPFALFAMFPSLLKSMPKSGGWLNSVKVVLGFLELAFALKFLSNVDLAYHWNWLDREVFLSLWIVIFGLMGLYLIGKIKFSHDSDLRFLSVPRTLIAVIVFSFVMYMVPGLWGAPLKSISAFLPPSATQDFDLTTGISSGSLSAHDGKVKKYAEIFHERGTPKGFDPYYDYAQALETAKEIYKPVLIDFTGWNCVNCRKMEANVWTDPRVAKLLKEEFVMAELFVDDKTELAADEQYVSKFSGKSIKTIGNKNSDFQASTFNSNSQPLYVIVDPNGKVLIPPTGADYNIDNYIKFLQAGLNQFKK, from the coding sequence ATGAAAAATATTTTTAAATGGACCATCTGGATTATGTTACTGATACCGGTGGTCTCTCTGGCGCAAGAACTGGATTCTGTATCACTGGAAGGTCTGGAGTTTGTTGAGATGGAGCCAACAAGCGATTCTTCTTCTGTTACTGGTTCCGATACAACGAAACATGAAGATGCTTTACCAGTGTCGCAGGTTCCAAAAGCTGCAGACTCTTTGTGGAGTATATTTATTGCCGGACTGATCGGAGGTTTTACAGCATTTCTGATGCCCTGTATTTTTCCGATGGTTCCACTCACCGTTAGTTTCTTTACCAAAAAGGCGGGAAGCAGAGCGAAAGCAATTGGACAGGCATTACTATATGGACTATTTATCATTATCATCTATGTAGCATTAGGGATGATAGTGTCTATTGTGTTTGGTTCGGATGCACTCAATGCACTTTCCACAAACGGAATATTTAATTTCTTCTTTTTCCTTTTGCTGGTTGTGTTTTCAGCATCTTTCCTGGGTGCATTTGAAATAACATTACCAAGTTCGTTTGTCAATAAAATTGATGCTAAATCTGATAAAGGTGGATTAGTGGGCTTGTTCTTTATGGCATTCAGTCTGGCTGTAGTTTCCTTTTCCTGTACCGGACCTATAATCGGGACATTATTGGTGGATGCAGCATCTAAAGGAGACCGTGTCGGTCCGGCTATAGGTATGTTAGGTTTTTCTGTAGCTCTGGCTATTCCGTTTGCACTCTTTGCTATGTTTCCTTCCCTGTTAAAATCAATGCCAAAGTCCGGTGGATGGCTCAATAGTGTAAAGGTTGTGCTGGGATTTTTGGAACTGGCTTTCGCGCTGAAATTTTTATCCAATGTGGATCTGGCTTATCACTGGAACTGGCTTGACAGGGAAGTATTCCTGTCCTTGTGGATTGTGATCTTCGGACTCATGGGATTATACCTGATCGGAAAGATTAAATTTTCACATGACAGTGATCTCCGGTTTCTTTCCGTTCCCAGAACGCTGATTGCCGTTATCGTCTTTTCTTTTGTGATGTATATGGTTCCCGGATTATGGGGCGCTCCTCTGAAGTCGATCTCCGCATTTCTGCCGCCTTCTGCCACCCAGGATTTTGATCTGACAACAGGCATATCTTCAGGTTCCCTATCGGCACATGACGGCAAAGTCAAGAAATATGCAGAGATCTTTCATGAAAGAGGTACACCAAAAGGTTTTGATCCTTACTATGACTACGCACAGGCATTAGAAACTGCAAAAGAGATCTATAAACCTGTATTGATTGATTTTACAGGTTGGAACTGTGTTAATTGCAGGAAGATGGAAGCAAATGTATGGACGGATCCGCGTGTCGCAAAGTTGCTGAAAGAGGAATTTGTAATGGCAGAACTTTTCGTGGATGATAAAACAGAACTGGCCGCAGATGAACAATATGTATCTAAGTTTAGCGGTAAATCCATCAAAACGATTGGGAATAAGAACAGCGATTTTCAGGCATCCACATTTAATAGTAATTCACAACCGTTATATGTTATCGTTGATCCGAATGGAAAGGTTTTGATTCCTCCAACCGGAGCAGACTATAATATAGATAACTATATCAAATTTCTGCAGGCAGGATTGAATCAGTTTAAGAAGTAG
- a CDS encoding PLP-dependent cysteine synthase family protein: MKLKSISECLSPELDSRFTHLWHLVGNTPMLELHYTYKGKQDKIYVKCENYNLTGSIKDRMALYILYKAYMNCQIRPDDVIVEATSGNTGIAFSAIGKALGHQVKIIMPNWLSKERIDIIKSMGADIQLVSKEEGGFLGSIRISEELAAGGGVFLPRQFENQFNAEAHELTTGREIALQLSSLGLVADAFVAGVGTGGTVMGVGNYLRVQNPNVRIHPLEPAESPTLSTGHKVGSHRIQGISDEFIPAIVKLDSLDNVINACDGDAIIMAQKLARELGLAVGISSGANVIGAIKLKEEMGQDATVATLLCDDNKKYLSTDLVRDEPVKEGYISTDLSFTGFHPVCRLEKPLFGNTLKEYNNM, encoded by the coding sequence ATGAAGTTAAAATCAATAAGTGAATGTCTTTCACCAGAACTGGATAGCAGATTTACACACTTATGGCACCTGGTAGGTAACACTCCTATGTTGGAGCTGCATTATACCTACAAAGGTAAGCAGGATAAGATTTATGTAAAATGTGAAAACTACAACCTGACAGGTAGTATTAAAGATCGTATGGCTTTGTATATTCTTTATAAGGCCTATATGAATTGTCAGATTCGTCCGGATGATGTGATTGTAGAAGCAACAAGCGGCAATACAGGTATTGCATTTTCAGCCATTGGTAAAGCTCTTGGGCATCAGGTCAAAATCATTATGCCCAATTGGCTGAGCAAGGAACGTATTGATATTATAAAAAGCATGGGCGCGGATATTCAGCTTGTGAGTAAGGAGGAGGGAGGTTTTCTCGGCAGTATACGTATCAGTGAGGAACTGGCTGCGGGGGGAGGGGTATTTCTTCCCAGACAATTCGAAAATCAGTTTAATGCGGAAGCGCATGAACTGACTACAGGAAGAGAAATAGCTTTACAACTTTCATCTCTGGGTCTGGTCGCAGATGCTTTTGTTGCGGGTGTAGGTACCGGCGGTACGGTGATGGGTGTAGGAAATTATCTGCGTGTGCAGAATCCTAATGTGCGCATACATCCGTTAGAACCGGCAGAAAGCCCTACTTTATCTACAGGCCATAAAGTTGGTTCGCATCGTATTCAGGGAATTTCAGATGAGTTTATTCCGGCTATAGTCAAGCTTGATAGTTTGGACAACGTTATTAATGCCTGTGATGGAGATGCTATCATCATGGCTCAGAAGCTGGCCAGAGAACTGGGACTTGCAGTTGGAATATCTTCCGGAGCAAATGTAATAGGAGCGATCAAGCTGAAGGAAGAAATGGGACAGGATGCTACTGTAGCTACGCTGTTGTGCGATGACAATAAAAAATACCTGAGTACGGATCTGGTACGTGATGAACCTGTTAAAGAAGGTTATATATCTACTGATCTTAGTTTTACAGGATTTCATCCTGTATGCCGTTTAGAAAAACCTCTGTTTGGTAACACGCTAAAAGAATACAATAATATGTAA
- a CDS encoding Lrp/AsnC family transcriptional regulator, which translates to MSALDDTDLKLLRILQKDSTLSNKELAFQLHKSIPAIHERVKKLKAQGYIKRTVAILDRHRIGMGLISFSQVFLKAHTADVLNEFEREVAKFPEVMECYQMAGSYDFMLRIATRDMDAYHQFLRHKLSVLPHVSTVQTYFVLSETKSETAYPL; encoded by the coding sequence ATGTCAGCTCTTGATGATACCGACCTAAAGCTCCTCCGCATCCTTCAGAAGGACAGCACACTGAGTAATAAGGAATTAGCTTTTCAGCTTCACAAATCTATTCCGGCAATACACGAACGTGTCAAAAAATTAAAAGCACAGGGCTACATAAAGCGAACGGTAGCTATTCTCGACAGACATAGGATTGGAATGGGCTTAATTTCTTTTTCACAGGTTTTTCTGAAGGCACATACTGCAGATGTACTCAATGAGTTTGAGCGGGAAGTAGCTAAATTTCCGGAAGTAATGGAATGTTATCAGATGGCAGGTTCCTATGACTTTATGCTCCGGATAGCCACACGGGACATGGATGCTTATCATCAGTTTTTAAGGCATAAACTTTCAGTACTACCGCATGTCAGCACCGTCCAAACCTACTTTGTGCTTTCAGAAACTAAAAGCGAAACAGCTTATCCGCTTTAG